From the genome of Chroicocephalus ridibundus chromosome 1, bChrRid1.1, whole genome shotgun sequence, one region includes:
- the NDUFB2 gene encoding NADH dehydrogenase [ubiquinone] 1 beta subcomplex subunit 2, mitochondrial: MLASLGRSAGRLLRAGSGTTGLRHAGGGVHIPPRYRQFPQLTRAQVIQSEILSGFMWFWILWHFWHSSDMVLGHFPYPDPAAWTDEELGIPPDDAE; the protein is encoded by the exons ATGTTGGCGTCGCTGGGGCGGTCGGCGGGGCGGCTGTTGCGGGCCGGGAGCGGCACCACCGGGCTGCGGCA CGCGGGCGGCGGGGTGCACATCCCGCCGCGGTACCGGCAGTTCCCGCAGCTGACGCGGGCGCAGGTGATCCAGAGCGAGATCCTCAGCGGCTTCATGTGGTTCTGGATCCTCTGGCACTTCTGGCACAGCTCGGACATGGTGCTG GGCCACTTCCCCTACCCCGACCCTGCGGCCTGGACGGACGAGGAGCTGGGGATCCCTCCGGATGACGCGGAATAG